Part of the Augochlora pura isolate Apur16 chromosome 10, APUR_v2.2.1, whole genome shotgun sequence genome, ATTCTTTACTGGAACTGTTGGCCGTTCTAAACTAGAACATCTGTTTGGTATAGGAGGACGATTACTACCATTATTTCTACGCAATTGTACTCTAGATGCTTGTTGATTTGAGGAAGAACatgaagaggaagaagaaactGGAGAAGCTGGTTGACTATGGCAACAACCACTATTGTCCGGAGCTTGGAATGTATAAACGCTGAGTGCTGGTCTCTGATGTCCTTTTTCATAAGCTGCAACaacaaataacattatttagtaaattatgcggtttataaaaaagaaacaaacacTTTTTGGACATATTTTCTTACCGGAAGAAATTGTATGTGGCCGTTCATTGACCGAGTTCTGATTTTGTCTGTCAAACTGAGCTGATGTTTCCTGCAAGTCAGGCCAAGTAGCAGTGGTTACAGGTCTTGATGTTGTACAaccagtatttttattattttgagaaGACACATTTGATACCTACGACAACACAGTTAACTTCAGcaacaaaacaaaaatcttTACTCATTGAAAAGTATAGAGAAAACTTTATTTAGCGTTGAGAATGAAGAAAAGGAAACTGAAACGCTACAGGCTTCTAATTTCTAGCAACCTTACCTGATGCTCGGAAATTGGTTGTGTATATAATGTATCCTGTGAAGTGAAGCCAGAGTCACGGGAACTACCGTTTGCCAAGTGGCGCAGCGTCATCATACCACTGATGCTGGAGGGCCTGACACCGACAGACTACAACGAGTACAACATCGACTACCACATACACTAAGCTGATATTGAATGGCGTTCATGCTATAATCTACCAGCAACTACTtacatgatatattatatatgtatataggtGGTGCATAAACAATGAAACTAATATGCCATGCATTGTAAGGGCTAACATTCCTAGTTCAATGGATTAGcataaagaaagagaacgtAGTAATGTTTTCGTATGTTTCCAAAATGTTCACCTGAGAGAGTGATCTATGCCAAGGGTAACCAGATGGGCTGGGATGACTTTTGCAAGAACCGCTGCTGCTACTGGTTAGAGAGCTGATTGAACACATTGAACTTTTTCTTGATCCAAGAGACAAAGAAGGACTGGAAGGAGGCGTAGCCAGCGACCATTGTGTAACGTCGCAACCTTTTATATCCGTTATCACTTGTTCTGATGCAGGTGGTAGACGATCCGGAGAGGCAGCATGTCGTTGCAACTGATCAGATACTTCTTGAAGACGTGTCAGTTCCATTAGCATAGCAATTTCCTCGTCCTACGCATTTTTGTAAACGTTATTGTACGGATTATTGAGAAatagaattgttaattaattgctaaGTTTACTAACGAGTACTGGTTTCAGGAATCTTGAGAGAAGACAAAATCTGCCTCTTTCCTCGAGCAAAGCCGCACGAACGgcttttctctctgtttcttctAAGCTTAGGCGTTTTTCTTGGACAACTGCAGCAGATGATTCTAGCATTCGGTTAAACTCAACATCACCAGTCAAAGTACCGTGACTTTGCGATTGTCCTTGTCCATGCAAATGTTGACCCTTGCGCgcctttttcttttgtaatcgCAATGTATCTGTAGAGCGCTTTTTTAATTCTGCTCTAGCTTTCTTATATTCTACAACAAATATAGAGGAAGATAACGTTACAATCCTACAAAACTTATATTTAAGTTATTGCAATAATGCTCTGTATTAAACCTTTGGCATGTTCCTTATCTAACTGGATTAAAGACTTTTTCCAgtcttctaatttttcttgaaGAGGCAACACCAAACAATCCATAATAGCACTAGTAAAAACAAGTATATTAAACACATATTAAACactaataaaaacattataatGTATTGAGAACCAAATACCTGGTGAAGGATTTCATACGTGTCTCCACAGCTTTATGTCTAAGACATATTCTAGTTAAAGCAGTTCCAATTTCTTTTGTTGCACCTGAAATATGTTATGTATCGGTTTTATTAAATGACAAAAAAGAccgaaaacaaattttccatATGCAGTTATAACATGAATAATTTACCTCTTGCATTAGTTGCAGCATcagcaattttttgaaaagtttCAAGGTATGCAGAAACAGCTAAAATAGCAGCCCTAAaatcaacaaaaatataattaaaaatattttgtcattaGAATACTGAAAATTAAGtaacataatacaataaataaaactagaatATTACCTCAAGCATGAATGTAATTTTGTTgcttttgaaattaaatcttcCCATA contains:
- the LOC144476484 gene encoding uncharacterized protein LOC144476484 isoform X2; protein product: MDATIERECSALGGLFQQIITDMKNGAPLWEDLISKATKLHSCLRAAILAVSAYLETFQKIADAATNARGATKEIGTALTRICLRHKAVETRMKSFTSAIMDCLVLPLQEKLEDWKKSLIQLDKEHAKEYKKARAELKKRSTDTLRLQKKKARKGQHLHGQGQSQSHGTLTGDVEFNRMLESSAAVVQEKRLSLEETERKAVRAALLEERGRFCLLSRFLKPVLDEEIAMLMELTRLQEVSDQLQRHAASPDRLPPASEQVITDIKGCDVTQWSLATPPSSPSLSLGSRKSSMCSISSLTSSSSGSCKSHPSPSGYPWHRSLSQSVGVRPSSISGMMTLRHLANGSSRDSGFTSQDTLYTQPISEHQETSAQFDRQNQNSVNERPHTISSAYEKGHQRPALSVYTFQAPDNSGCCHSQPASPVSSSSSCSSSNQQASRVQLRRNNGSNRPPIPNRCSSLERPTVPVKNEPPGSPRGKPKLPLPAHLAKELVTHQFQQPMYVNMHELANLAATRAQEMQLPLPPPPASLSASGTEKTEVTEKDGGSQTSESSAESSSGYGSQTTIPHSHSLQNQNENVWNVPGAASTLTVRRGSVQQASKPPPPTRRTSTIITATFSTPVSSSNDERIDNPCDEAENLPPPPAFLLEGSSPTASPTPQRSVSVSETVRTLTELRHTPASPSLLRKATAQTQAHNNQSGTLQHNAVLQVTRSSVERSCAVIRSTSQERGTTATQMATINAGVNIQGQGPGGVGQSFMAVLSAKLINSTTGNNAACTNNTSNSPKSSRKHSIEQQTTKNTKSSTGFLETLNAKLAQQQQNIQGNISSKSASVRRIMGNRVPIMDPLQVRDSLMDQIRRGTSLRKTSGPINDRSAPKIY
- the LOC144476484 gene encoding uncharacterized protein LOC144476484 isoform X3, with amino-acid sequence MDATIERECSALGGLFQQIITDMKNGAPLWEDLISKATKLHSCLRAAILAVSAYLETFQKIADAATNARGATKEIGTALTRICLRHKAVETRMKSFTSAIMDCLVLPLQEKLEDWKKSLIQLDKEHAKEYKKARAELKKRSTDTLRLQKKKARKGQHLHGQGQSQSHGTLTGDVEFNRMLESSAAVVQEKRLSLEETERKAVRAALLEERGRFCLLSRFLKPVLDEEIAMLMELTRLQEVSDQLQRHAASPDRLPPASEQVITDIKGCDVTQWSLATPPSSPSLSLGSRKSSMCSISSLTSSSSGSCKSHPSPSGYPWHRSLSQSVGVRPSSISGMMTLRHLANGSSRDSGFTSQDTLYTQPISEHQVSNVSSQNNKNTGCTTSRPVTTATWPDLQETSAQFDRQNQNSVNERPHTISSAYEKGHQRPALSVYTFQAPDNSGCCHSQPASPVSSSSSCSSSNQQASRVQLRRNNGSNRPPIPNRCSSLERPTVPVKNEPPGSPRGKPKLPLPAHLAKELVTHQFQQPMYVNMHELANLAATRAQEMQLPLPPPPASLSASGTEKNQNENVWNVPGAASTLTVRRGSVQQASKPPPPTRRTSTIITATFSTPVSSSNDERIDNPCDEAENLPPPPAFLLEGSSPTASPTPQRSVSVSETVRTLTELRHTPASPSLLRKATAQTQAHNNQSGTLQHNAVLQVTRSSVERSCAVIRSTSQERGTTATQMATINAGVNIQGQGPGGVGQSFMAVLSAKLINSTTGNNAACTNNTSNSPKSSRKHSIEQQTTKNTKSSTGFLETLNAKLAQQQQNIQGNISSKSASVRRIMGNRVPIMDPLQVRDSLMDQIRRGTSLRKTSGPINDRSAPKIY
- the LOC144476484 gene encoding uncharacterized protein LOC144476484 isoform X1 codes for the protein MDATIERECSALGGLFQQIITDMKNGAPLWEDLISKATKLHSCLRAAILAVSAYLETFQKIADAATNARGATKEIGTALTRICLRHKAVETRMKSFTSAIMDCLVLPLQEKLEDWKKSLIQLDKEHAKEYKKARAELKKRSTDTLRLQKKKARKGQHLHGQGQSQSHGTLTGDVEFNRMLESSAAVVQEKRLSLEETERKAVRAALLEERGRFCLLSRFLKPVLDEEIAMLMELTRLQEVSDQLQRHAASPDRLPPASEQVITDIKGCDVTQWSLATPPSSPSLSLGSRKSSMCSISSLTSSSSGSCKSHPSPSGYPWHRSLSQSVGVRPSSISGMMTLRHLANGSSRDSGFTSQDTLYTQPISEHQVSNVSSQNNKNTGCTTSRPVTTATWPDLQETSAQFDRQNQNSVNERPHTISSAYEKGHQRPALSVYTFQAPDNSGCCHSQPASPVSSSSSCSSSNQQASRVQLRRNNGSNRPPIPNRCSSLERPTVPVKNEPPGSPRGKPKLPLPAHLAKELVTHQFQQPMYVNMHELANLAATRAQEMQLPLPPPPASLSASGTEKTEVTEKDGGSQTSESSAESSSGYGSQTTIPHSHSLQNQNENVWNVPGAASTLTVRRGSVQQASKPPPPTRRTSTIITATFSTPVSSSNDERIDNPCDEAENLPPPPAFLLEGSSPTASPTPQRSVSVSETVRTLTELRHTPASPSLLRKATAQTQAHNNQSGTLQHNAVLQVTRSSVERSCAVIRSTSQERGTTATQMATINAGVNIQGQGPGGVGQSFMAVLSAKLINSTTGNNAACTNNTSNSPKSSRKHSIEQQTTKNTKSSTGFLETLNAKLAQQQQNIQGNISSKSASVRRIMGNRVPIMDPLQVRDSLMDQIRRGTSLRKTSGPINDRSAPKIY